A window of Streptomyces sp. Je 1-332 genomic DNA:
CGAAGAGGGCGAGCAGGAGTACCAGCAGGGCGACAGCTTCCGGCTGCGTACGACCCTGGGCCGCGCGCTCTTCAACGAGCTGCTGCCCGAGGACTACCCGTTCGTCGACTACTCGGTGGGCAAGAAGCAGCTCTCCGAGATCGTCAACGACCTGGCCGAGCGCTACCCCAAGGTCATCGTGGCGGCGACGCTCGACAACCTGAAGGCGGCGGGCTTCTTCTGGGCGACCCGTTCCGGCGTCACCGTGGCCATCTCCGACGTCGTGGTCCCCGAGGCCAAGAAGGAGATCGTCGCGGGCTACGAGGCCCAGGACGAGAAGGTCCAGAAGCAGTACGAGCGCGGTCTGATCACCAAGGACGAGCGCACGCAGGAGCTCATCGCGATCTGGACCAAGGCGACCAACGAGGTTGCCGAGGCGATGAACGCGAACTTCCCCAAGACGAACCCCATCTTCATGATGGTTGACTCGGGTGCCCGAGGAAACATGATGCAGATGCGTCAGATCGCCGGTATGCGTGGTCTGGTGTCGAACGCGAAGAACGAGACGATCCCGCGCCCGATTAAGGCATCGTTCCGTGAGGGCCTCTCGGTCCTCGAGTACTTCATCTCGACGCACGGTGCTCGTAAGGGTCTTGCGGACACGGCTCTGCGTACCGCTGACTCCGGTTACCTCACCCGTCGTCTGGTCGACGTCTCTCAGGACGTCATCATTCGCGAGGAGGACTGTGGCACCGAGCGCGGTCTGAAGCTCAAGATCGCGGTCAAGGGCGAGGACGGTGTGCTCCGCAAGACGGAGAACGTCGAGACCTCGGTGTACGCCCGCATGTTGGCCGAGGACGTCGTCATCGACGGCAAGGTCATCGCGCCGGCCAACGTCGACCTCGGTGACGTCCTCATCGACGCCCTGGTCGCCAACGGCGTCGAGGAGGTCAAGACCCGCTCGGTCCTGACCTGTGAGTCCGCGGTCGGCACCTGTGCCTTCTGCTACGGCCGTTCGCTCGCCACCGGCAAGCTGGTCGACATCGGTGAGGCGGTCGGCATCATCGCCGCCCAGTCCATCGGTGAGCCCGGCACGCAGCTGACGATGCGTACGTTCCACACCGGTGGTGTGGCCGGTGACGACATCACCCAGGGTCTGCCCCGTGTCGTCGAGCTCTTCGAGGCTCGTACGCCCAAGGGTGTCGCCCCGATCTCGGAGGCGGCAGGCCGCATCCGTATCGAGGAGACCGAGAAGACCAAGAAGATCGTCGTCACGCCGGACGACGGCAGCGACGAGACTCCCTTCCCGATCTCGAAGCGCGCCAAGGTCCTCGTGCGTGAGGGTGACCACGTCGAGGTGGGCCAGAAGCTCACCTTCGGTGCCACCAACCCGCACGACGTGCTGCGGATCCTCGGTCAGCGCGCGGTCCAGGTCCACCTGGTCGGCGAAGTCCAGAAGGTCTACAACAGCCAGGGCGTGTCGATCCACGACAAGCACATCGAGATCATCATCCGGCAGATGCTGCGCCGCGTGACGATCATCGAGTCCGGCGACGCGGAGCTGCTGCCGGGCGAGCTCGTCGAGCGCTCGAAGTTCGAGACCGAGAACCGTCGTGTGGTCACGGAAGGCGGCCACCCGGCCTCCGGCCGTCCGCAGCTGATGGGTATCACCAAGGCCTCGCTCGCGACGGAGTCGTGGCTGTCCGCGGCCTCCTTCCAGGAGACGACCAGGGTCCTGACGGACGCGGCGATCAACGCCAAGTCCGACTCCCTGATCGGCCTCAAGGAGAACGTCATCATCGGTAAGCTCATCCCGGCCGGTACGGGCCTGTCCCGCTACCGCAACATCCGGGTCGAGCCGACCGAGGAGGCCAAGGCCGCGATGTACTCGGCAGTCGGCTACGACGACATCGACTACTCGCCCTTCGGGACGGGGTCGGGTCAGGCTGTGCCGCTGGAGGACTACGACTACGGGCCTTACAACCAGTAAGACCTACGTCTGTTGATGGGCGGTCATCCCGAGAGGGGTGGCCGCCCTTCGGCGTTTCAGTGGCCGGGCTGTTGGAGCTGTCGCTGGAGCCGCTGCAGCCGGGTGTGGAGATCTGGTCTCGAGGAGAGCAGTGAAGGCGCCGGGAGGAGACGGCCCTGCCGGTGGACCGGAACGGGGGGCTTCGAGGCCTCCTCATCGGTGATGAAGCGCTGCAGGACCGCGACCAATTGGGGGCCGAAACCGCGCAGCGCCGCGGCCCGGTCGGCACGCAACTCGGCACGCCGGCTCACGGCGGCGAGCAGCCATGGAGTGAGCGCCAGCAGGAGCAACCAGGGGAACAGGAAGAGCAGGACCAG
This region includes:
- a CDS encoding DNA-directed RNA polymerase subunit beta', producing MLDVNFFDELRIGLATADDIRQWSHGEVKKPETINYRTLKPEKDGLFCEKIFGPTRDWECYCGKYKRVRFKGIICERCGVEVTRAKVRRERMGHIELAAPVTHIWYFKGVPSRLGYLLDLAPKDLEKVIYFAAYMITFVDEERRTRDLPSLEAHVSVERQQVENRRDSDLEARAKKLETDLAELEAEGAKADVRRKVREGAEREMKQLRDRAQREIDRLDEVWNRFKNLKVQDLEGDELLYRELRDRFGTYFDGSMGAAALQKRLESFDLDEEAERLREIIRTGKGQKKTRALKRLKVVSAFLQTSNSPKGMVLDCVPVIPPDLRPMVQLDGGRFATSDLNDLYRRVINRNNRLKRLLDLGAPEIIVNNEKRMLQEAVDALFDNGRRGRPVTGPGNRPLKSLSDMLKGKQGRFRQNLLGKRVDYSARSVIVVGPQLKLHQCGLPKAMALELFKPFVMKRLVDLNHAQNIKSAKRMVERGRTVVYDVLEEVIAEHPVLLNRAPTLHRLGIQAFEPQLVEGKAIQIHPLVCTAFNADFDGDQMAVHLPLSAEAQAEARILMLSSNNILKPADGRPVTMPTQDMVLGLFFLTTDEEERKVIGEGRSFGSSAEATMAFDAKELSLQAKVDIRFPVGTIPPRGWTPPAVEEGEQEYQQGDSFRLRTTLGRALFNELLPEDYPFVDYSVGKKQLSEIVNDLAERYPKVIVAATLDNLKAAGFFWATRSGVTVAISDVVVPEAKKEIVAGYEAQDEKVQKQYERGLITKDERTQELIAIWTKATNEVAEAMNANFPKTNPIFMMVDSGARGNMMQMRQIAGMRGLVSNAKNETIPRPIKASFREGLSVLEYFISTHGARKGLADTALRTADSGYLTRRLVDVSQDVIIREEDCGTERGLKLKIAVKGEDGVLRKTENVETSVYARMLAEDVVIDGKVIAPANVDLGDVLIDALVANGVEEVKTRSVLTCESAVGTCAFCYGRSLATGKLVDIGEAVGIIAAQSIGEPGTQLTMRTFHTGGVAGDDITQGLPRVVELFEARTPKGVAPISEAAGRIRIEETEKTKKIVVTPDDGSDETPFPISKRAKVLVREGDHVEVGQKLTFGATNPHDVLRILGQRAVQVHLVGEVQKVYNSQGVSIHDKHIEIIIRQMLRRVTIIESGDAELLPGELVERSKFETENRRVVTEGGHPASGRPQLMGITKASLATESWLSAASFQETTRVLTDAAINAKSDSLIGLKENVIIGKLIPAGTGLSRYRNIRVEPTEEAKAAMYSAVGYDDIDYSPFGTGSGQAVPLEDYDYGPYNQ